The DNA window GAAAATCACAACAACTCGAGCCTGGTTTATTGCATCGTGCGATACAGTGATCAAGCCGTCATCGCGAAATCGTCCCGGCCGGCATTGAGAAATTTGATCATAACCGATTGCAACACGAGCAAGCTCATCCTCAATGGTCAAACAAATGCTGTTGTTGACGGCGTTGCGCATGATTATAGCCCGGGCGGCGAGATCGAAGTCGTCACACGCATTACAAACGAGGCAACGCCTCATGAGACAGCCGAGCCGGCAAACAACACTCCCGCGAACAATAATACCTCTCATCCTGCGGAGTCTGAACCTGAAGCGACCAGCTTTACAACTGACGCCAAGCTGTTTGGCATTGTGAGCGACGAGGAAACCGGCGAACGTTTGCCGGGCGCCAATATCGAACTTATTCCAGAGGGCACTGAAGGGCAGGCGACCGGCGCCGCTTCGGGCGCAAATGGCGAATTTGAAATCGACAGCGTCGTTCCCGGCATTTACATGATTATGATCACTTACGTCGGATACGACAAAAAAACGCTGGGAAATGTGGAACTGGCGCCGGGCATGACCAAGGGGCTTGAAATCACGCTGACCCACATTGGGCTTCAGTTGAATCCGGTGATTGTGACGGCTTCCCGGCGGCCCGAAAAAGTTTTTGAAGCGCCGGCCGCCATCACGTTGCTCGAAGACGAGCAACTGCAAAAAACCACCATTTCGCCGGTAGAACATCTGAAAAACGTGCCCGCAGTTGACTTCGCCGCAACCGGCATCCATCAAGCGAATGTTGTTGTGCGCGGCTTCAATAACGTGTTCTCCGGCGCTCTGCTGGCATTGACGGATAATCGTATTGCCGGCTTGCCCTCGCTGCGCTTCAATGCTTATAATTTGATTCCGCCCGGCAACGATGATCTCGAGCGCATTGAAATCGTTTCCGGGCCGGGCGCGGCGTTGTACGGTCCGAATAGCGCCAACGGCGTTTTACATCTCATCACCAAATCACCGTTCGGTTCGGAAGGCACGACGGTAAGCGCGGGCGGCGGCGAGCGCATCGAATTCATCGGCGCTTTCCGGCATGCCAACAGTTTCAATGACCGGATCGGCTACAGAATTTCCGGCCAATATTATCGCGGCGTTGATTGGCCCTACCGCGATCCGGCAGAGCCGGAATTCTTCAGCGTTAACGGTCAAAACGTGCCGTCCCCCGGGCGCGATTTCAACGTCACGCGCTTCAGCGCTGATGGCCGCGTTGATTTTCGGCCCATCACCGGCATGACCACCATCGTTTCCGCCGGCGTCAGCCAAATAAGCGATATCGAGCTGACCGGCATTGGCGCCGCGCAGGCGGTTGATTGGCGCTTCTCTTACGCGCAGGGCCGACTGTACTACAAAAACTTCTTTGCACAAGCGTATCTCAACATGTCAGACGCGGGCGATACGTTTTTGCTGCGCACCGGCGCGCCCATCATCGACAAATCAACGCTGATGGCAGGACATGTGCAACACGGCATCACGCTGTTCAAGCGCCAGCGTTTCACCTACGGGCTTGATTATTTGCAAACCAAGCCCAGCACCGGCGGCACGATCAACAACCGTCATGAGGCCTATGATCGCATCGATGAAAAAGGCGCATTTCTGCAATCAGAAACGGCAATTTCCTCCAAACTCGATTTGATTTTGGCGGCGCGCCTCGATGATCATACGTTTATCAAAAAACAAGTGGCTTCTTCGCGCGCGGCATTGCTGCTCAAGCCTCAAACGAATCATGCGGTTCGTTTCACGTTCAATCAGGCTTATGGCACGCCCACGGCCAATAATCTTTTTTTGGATATTTTATCCGCCTCAGTCCCGACCCGCGCGCTGAATCCGTCGCTTGAGCCTTTTGTCGGGCCGGTATTTTTTAATCTCTATGCCGAGGGCACGGCCCCTCGCCGCGGCGGCTTCCCACGGCAAAGTCGCGGCGGATTCACATTCAGATATGACAATGCGCAACGCCCGCAAATGATTTCGCCATTCGGCCCCGCACTTGGCGTCGGCAATGCTTATTTGCCTCCGGACGTGAATGCCGTGTGGCCGGTATTGCGCAATATCATTCTTGCTGCGCAACCGCCCGGGCCGAACAAAGACGCGTTGAGCGCGGCATTGCCGCAAAATTTAAGCGCCCAGGTGCCGGGAATTTTCAGGGCCTTCAACCCGACTACCCGTGCTTTTGATGCGCCAGTTTCAACGGTCACCAATATTCCGTTAACGAAGCCGACGACGACTACCACATTCGAAGTGGGCTACAAAGGTTTATTGGGTCAGCGCTTGCTGGCGAGCGTCGATGTTTATCGTTCGCGTGTGCGAGATTTTGTCGGGCCGCTGATTGTCGAGACACCTCATGTTTTCATCGATCCGGGCACGCTGGTGCCGGTATTGGCGCATGATCTGACGGCCAACGGTTTTTCCGCGGCGCTCGCGCAGGCCACGGCGCAAAGCCTGGCACAAAGCCTGGTGGAGTTGCCTCTCGGACTGCTTTCACCGCAAGAAATTCAGAATGCCACGGACGTTATTTTGACGTATCGCAATTTCGGCGATGTTTCATTCTATGGCACGGACATCAGCTTCAATTACAATGCAAGCCGAAGCTGGCGTTTCGGGTTGAATTATTCTTTCGTGAGCAAAGATTTCTTTGCGAAAAGCGCAAAGCAGCCGCATGACATTGCTTTGAATGCGCCGAAACACAAACTCGGCGCGAGCGTGCATTACAACGATGTGAATACCGGCCTGGATGGCGAGTTCCGCGTGCGCTACGTCGAAGGCTTCCCGGTGAATTCCGGTGTGTATATCGGCGCCGTGCAAACCTATACGCTTGCCGATCTCGATGCCGGTTATGCGATCGGCAGCAACACCCGAACTTCACTCGCGGTGCAAAACGTGTTCGATCGACCTTATCGCGCATTCGTGGGCGCGCCGATCATCGGGCGTTTGATGATTTTGCGCCTGGTGCAATCGTTTTGATCCAACTCGTGCCAGGCTCAACGGCAATCGTTAGAATTGGTTCTTGCA is part of the Cytophagia bacterium CHB2 genome and encodes:
- a CDS encoding TonB-dependent receptor codes for the protein MFISRRSAVFILHYNFRYIFFTCILVLAVQSNCGQIFAGEVSGTQRGIWGLAGSPYTVVGDIVIPAGETLEIKPGVVVKFTGYYSIQVHGTLIANGGVADRIVFTSMYDNEFGRLGTPSRKLPSQRDWRGIEFRGENHNNSSLVYCIVRYSDQAVIAKSSRPALRNLIITDCNTSKLILNGQTNAVVDGVAHDYSPGGEIEVVTRITNEATPHETAEPANNTPANNNTSHPAESEPEATSFTTDAKLFGIVSDEETGERLPGANIELIPEGTEGQATGAASGANGEFEIDSVVPGIYMIMITYVGYDKKTLGNVELAPGMTKGLEITLTHIGLQLNPVIVTASRRPEKVFEAPAAITLLEDEQLQKTTISPVEHLKNVPAVDFAATGIHQANVVVRGFNNVFSGALLALTDNRIAGLPSLRFNAYNLIPPGNDDLERIEIVSGPGAALYGPNSANGVLHLITKSPFGSEGTTVSAGGGERIEFIGAFRHANSFNDRIGYRISGQYYRGVDWPYRDPAEPEFFSVNGQNVPSPGRDFNVTRFSADGRVDFRPITGMTTIVSAGVSQISDIELTGIGAAQAVDWRFSYAQGRLYYKNFFAQAYLNMSDAGDTFLLRTGAPIIDKSTLMAGHVQHGITLFKRQRFTYGLDYLQTKPSTGGTINNRHEAYDRIDEKGAFLQSETAISSKLDLILAARLDDHTFIKKQVASSRAALLLKPQTNHAVRFTFNQAYGTPTANNLFLDILSASVPTRALNPSLEPFVGPVFFNLYAEGTAPRRGGFPRQSRGGFTFRYDNAQRPQMISPFGPALGVGNAYLPPDVNAVWPVLRNIILAAQPPGPNKDALSAALPQNLSAQVPGIFRAFNPTTRAFDAPVSTVTNIPLTKPTTTTTFEVGYKGLLGQRLLASVDVYRSRVRDFVGPLIVETPHVFIDPGTLVPVLAHDLTANGFSAALAQATAQSLAQSLVELPLGLLSPQEIQNATDVILTYRNFGDVSFYGTDISFNYNASRSWRFGLNYSFVSKDFFAKSAKQPHDIALNAPKHKLGASVHYNDVNTGLDGEFRVRYVEGFPVNSGVYIGAVQTYTLADLDAGYAIGSNTRTSLAVQNVFDRPYRAFVGAPIIGRLMILRLVQSF